A single Cellulomonas sp. SLBN-39 DNA region contains:
- the ftsZ gene encoding cell division protein FtsZ, whose amino-acid sequence MAAPQNYLAVIKVVGIGGGGVNAVNRMIEVGLKGVEFIAINTDAQALLMSDADVKLDVGRELTRGLGAGADPEVGKKAAEDHAEEIEDVLRGADMVFVTAGEGGGTGTGGAPVVARMARSLGALTIGVVTRPFTFEGRRRSVQADAGIDALRAEVDTLIVIPNDRLLSISDRSVSVLDAFHSADQVLLSGVQGITDLITTPGLINLDFADVKSVMQGAGSALMGIGFARGEDRAVQAAEMAISSPLLEASIDGAHGVLLSIQGGSDLGLFEINEAARLVQEAAHPEANIIFGAVIDDALGDEVRVTVIAAGFDGGGPVQRRDARALGQVSGSTPRQVPSVPTGPAIAAVPSPRPVQVPDEDLVPVGTLRPVAPEPVREVPTFLPSHHEPAPATGALEVPRILSEEPVRRERDELDVPDFLK is encoded by the coding sequence GTGGCAGCTCCGCAGAACTATCTGGCGGTCATCAAGGTCGTCGGCATCGGCGGAGGCGGCGTCAACGCCGTCAACCGCATGATCGAGGTCGGCCTCAAGGGTGTCGAGTTCATCGCCATCAACACCGACGCGCAGGCGCTGCTGATGTCGGACGCCGACGTCAAGCTCGACGTCGGCCGCGAGCTCACGCGCGGCCTCGGCGCCGGCGCCGACCCCGAGGTCGGCAAGAAGGCCGCCGAGGACCACGCCGAGGAGATCGAGGACGTCCTGCGCGGCGCCGACATGGTCTTCGTCACCGCGGGGGAGGGCGGCGGCACCGGCACCGGCGGGGCCCCCGTCGTCGCGCGCATGGCCCGCTCGCTCGGCGCGCTGACGATCGGCGTGGTCACGCGCCCGTTCACGTTCGAGGGGCGCCGCCGCTCGGTCCAGGCCGACGCGGGCATCGACGCCCTGCGTGCCGAGGTCGACACCCTCATCGTCATCCCCAACGACCGCCTGCTGTCGATCTCCGACCGGTCGGTGTCGGTCCTGGACGCCTTCCACTCGGCCGACCAGGTGCTGCTGTCCGGCGTCCAGGGCATCACCGACCTCATCACGACACCCGGCCTGATCAACCTCGACTTCGCCGACGTGAAGTCCGTGATGCAGGGCGCGGGGTCGGCCCTCATGGGCATCGGCTTCGCCCGCGGCGAGGACCGGGCGGTGCAGGCCGCCGAGATGGCGATCTCCTCGCCGCTGCTCGAGGCCAGCATCGACGGCGCCCACGGCGTGCTGCTGTCCATCCAGGGCGGCTCCGACCTCGGCCTGTTCGAGATCAACGAGGCCGCGCGCCTCGTGCAGGAGGCCGCGCACCCCGAGGCCAACATCATCTTCGGCGCCGTCATCGACGACGCCCTGGGCGACGAGGTCCGGGTCACGGTGATCGCCGCGGGCTTCGACGGCGGCGGGCCGGTGCAGCGCCGCGACGCCCGCGCGCTCGGGCAGGTGAGCGGCTCCACGCCGCGGCAGGTGCCGTCGGTGCCGACCGGTCCCGCGATCGCGGCCGTGCCGTCGCCGCGCCCGGTGCAGGTGCCGGACGAGGACCTCGTGCCGGTCGGCACGCTGCGCCCCGTCGCGCCGGAGCCGGTCCGCGAGGTCCCCACGTTCCTGCCCTCC
- a CDS encoding cell division protein FtsQ/DivIB, with product MTSPTTGATRQVTTYTVGSRFSGPVRPAVVSTTSQERFAERARARRNLARRQVAGVVGGVVAVAALAWLLLLSPVLALDADEVVVTGAGTVVAVDQVLAVVEPSGGTPLPRLDTVGLRDALLEVPGVREARVMRVWPHGLAVQLVSREPVAAVPEPGGGDGWALLDEEGVQVGRADAPPEGLPAVDVPVGDERTLDAVLLVLEGLPQDLLAQVAGVSARTQDTVTMQLRDGDRVDWGSADETALKVAVLQALRASAEAASATVFDVSAPRMPITR from the coding sequence GTGACGAGTCCCACGACGGGCGCGACGCGCCAGGTGACGACGTACACCGTCGGGTCGCGGTTCTCCGGGCCGGTGCGCCCGGCGGTGGTGTCGACGACGTCGCAGGAGCGGTTCGCCGAACGGGCCCGTGCGCGGCGCAACCTCGCACGTCGTCAGGTGGCGGGCGTGGTGGGCGGGGTCGTGGCGGTCGCCGCGCTGGCGTGGCTCCTGCTGCTCTCGCCGGTGCTGGCGCTCGACGCGGACGAGGTCGTCGTCACCGGGGCGGGCACCGTGGTGGCCGTCGACCAGGTGCTCGCCGTGGTGGAGCCGTCCGGCGGGACGCCCCTGCCGCGCCTGGACACCGTGGGCCTGCGGGACGCGCTGCTGGAGGTCCCGGGGGTGCGCGAGGCGCGGGTGATGCGGGTGTGGCCGCACGGTCTGGCCGTCCAGCTGGTCTCGCGCGAGCCGGTGGCGGCGGTGCCCGAGCCGGGCGGCGGCGACGGGTGGGCGCTGCTGGACGAGGAGGGCGTGCAGGTCGGTCGCGCGGACGCGCCGCCGGAGGGCCTGCCCGCCGTGGACGTGCCGGTCGGTGACGAGCGCACCCTCGACGCGGTGCTGCTGGTGCTCGAGGGTCTGCCGCAGGACCTGCTCGCGCAGGTGGCGGGCGTGTCGGCGCGGACGCAGGACACGGTCACGATGCAGCTGCGCGACGGCGACCGTGTCGACTGGGGGAGCGCGGACGAGACGGCCCTGAAGGTCGCGGTGCTGCAGGCGCTGCGCGCGTCGGCGGAGGCGGCGTCGGCGACCGTGTTCGACGTGTCGGCCCCGCGCATGCCGATCACCCGTTGA